Proteins from a single region of Trypanosoma brucei brucei TREU927 chromosome 7, complete sequence:
- a CDS encoding GTP-binding protein, putative (similar to Autoantigen NGP-1 (Swiss-Prot:Q13823) [Homo sapiens]; similar to GB:CAC32261.1: MMR_HSR1 GTP-binding protein {Leishmania major}) — protein sequence MGKPGKKAGKGLLAPTNVNRRVDPTKTSLRDQRTIKRLKMYTSKIVRDEKGHIVKGSVLKASDRVEQQMVRVAPDRRWFGNTRVIGQEALQKFRTEMGAKYRDPYSVVIKQSKLPLSLLTMTEKEEGSVRQLMEWEKTFGDKSNRKRIRLDTVDMEDFARKAESKNTEYLTHKKGTDRDLVKKSETERLDRSKNQGLLRKGQSNRIWNELYKVIDSSDVVLYVLDARDPLGTRSAYLEDYMRKEKKYKHFVFILNKCDLIPLWATARWLQVLSKDYPTVAFHASVNHPFGKGSVISLLRQFSKLQNVTHRGSSRTKTPISVGIIGYPNVGKSSLINTLRRKSVCKVAPIPGETKVWQYVALTRNIFLIDCPGVVYDRETNNDVQAVLKGVVRVERLGNADKTDVVNTVLDIVKPKDIAATYGISSWRDVNDFLEKLAKLRGKLVTGGEPDTEAAARMVLYDWQRGRIPWFSAPPFESNKHYRDTMGLSEAKHMKVIEHYSSFNIVDGVMDHKDEPYCSEDEEERPAEGVQGDATKRVEPKFSGKPPDPNTTVATFALRQEPTKKKGLRKKDLHEPSSISTEPGDGPNDDELWRRFLLAAQD from the coding sequence ATGGGGAAGCCTGGTAAAAAGGCCGGGAAAGGCCTCCTCGCACCTACGAATGTTAACCGCCGTGTGGACCCCACGAAAACAAGTTTGCGAGACCAGCGGACGATCAAGCGATTGAAAATGTACACTTCCAAGATTGTTCGTGATGAAAAGGGTCACATTGTGAAGGGGAGCGTTTTAAAGGCGTCGGATCGTGTTGAACAGCAGATGGTGCGTGTTGCACCTGATCGCCGCTGGTTTGGCAACACAAGAGTTATTGGGCAGGAGGCACTGCAAAAGTTTAGGACAGAAATGGGTGCTAAATACAGAGACCCGTACAGTGTTGTCATTAAGCAATCGAAACTTCCCCTCAGTCTTCTCACAATGaccgaaaaggaggaaggcaGTGTCAGGCAGCTAATGGAGTGGGAAAAGACCTTCGGTGACAAATCTAATCGAAAGCGAATTCGGTTAGACACTGTTGATATGGAAGATTTTGCGAGGAAAGCAGAGTCGAAAAACACTGAGTATCTTACTCACAAGAAAGGGACGGATCGTGATCTCGTGAAAAAATCAGAGACTGAGCGCCTCGATCGTTCAAAGAACCAAGGTCTCTTGCGCAAGGGACAATCAAACCGTATTTGGAACGAACTTTATAAGGTCATTGACAGCTCAGACGTCGTGCTGTACGTCTTGGATGCCCGCGACCCTTTGGGAACGCGCAGTGCGTACCTCGAGGATTAcatgcgaaaagaaaagaaatataagcACTTCGTCTTCATTTTGAACAAATGCGACCTCATTCCTTTGTGGGCCACTGCCCGATGGCTTCAGGTTCTGAGTAAGGACTATCCTACGGTCGCTTTCCATGCGAGTGTAAACCATCCCTTTGGGAAAGGAAGTGTGATATCGCTTCTACGGCAGTTTTCAAAGCTGCAGAATGTCACCCACCGGGGGAGCAGTCGCACTAAAACACCAATATCTGTGGGTATTATCGGGTACCCGAACGTTGGGAAGAGTTCATTGATCAATACACTGCGGCGCAAGTCTGTATGCAAGGTTGCGCCAATTCcgggggaaacaaaggtATGGCAGTACGTTGCGCTAACAAGGAATATCTTTTTGATTGATTGCCCAGGGGTGGTTTACGACCGCGAGACAAACAACGATGTGCAAGCTGTACTTAAGGGTGTAGTTCGAGTGGAGCGCCTGGGGAACGCTGATAAAACAGATGTGGTGAATACAGTCCTCGACATCGTGAAACCGAAAGACATTGCTGCGACGTACGGCATTTCGAGTTGGCGGGACGTAAACGACTTTCTTGAGAAGTTGGCGAAACTTCGTGGCAAACTCGTAACGGGAGGAGAGCCGGATACAGAGGCAGCAGCACGCATGGTTCTATACGACTGGCAACGTGGACGCATCCCATGGTTTAGTGCACCCCCATTTGAATCAAACAAGCACTATCGCGACACAATGGGGTTGTCTGAGGCAAAGCATATGAAGGTAATTGAACATTACAGTTCATTCAACATAGTTGATGGTGTGATGGATCACAAAGATGAGCCATACTGCagtgaggatgaggaggaacgGCCTGCAGAAGGAGTGCAAGGCGATGCGACGAAACGAGTTGAACCCAAGTTTAGCGGGAAACCCCCAGACCCTAATACAACAGTTGCTACCTTTGCGTTGCGACAGGAgcccacaaagaagaaggggttACGTAAGAAGGATCTGCACGAGCCCTCATCGATTTCTACCGAACCCGGTGACGGGCCCAACGACGATGAGCTGTGGAGGCGCTTCCTTCTTGCAGCTCAGGACTGA